The following are from one region of the Paenibacillus protaetiae genome:
- a CDS encoding DeoR/GlpR family DNA-binding transcription regulator, with translation MLVAERYEKIVQLVNERGSIRVSELSELCQVTEETIRRDLDRLEQDGRLKRSHGGAVSVKDQQPETPFAEREIAHAEEKKRIAEEAVKLIQPHDRIVLDASSTAWYMAAILPDMPITVLTNSIKVAVELSTKEKIEVISTGGLLSSRSLSYVGPLAERSLDAYYVGKLFLSCKGVHLERGISESNELQGRIKQKMIGIAEKVILLADSSKFGVQAFTHVAELGEVHTVITDRMIGQETLARLQEKNIPVTTV, from the coding sequence ATGCTGGTTGCAGAACGGTATGAAAAAATCGTACAGCTTGTGAATGAAAGAGGAAGCATCCGGGTTTCCGAATTAAGCGAGCTGTGCCAGGTGACAGAGGAAACGATACGGCGGGATTTGGACCGTCTCGAACAGGACGGCAGGCTTAAACGTTCACATGGCGGTGCGGTCAGCGTAAAAGATCAGCAGCCGGAAACTCCATTTGCAGAGAGGGAAATTGCACATGCCGAGGAGAAGAAACGGATCGCCGAAGAGGCGGTGAAGCTGATTCAGCCCCATGACCGCATCGTGCTTGATGCAAGCTCTACGGCATGGTATATGGCCGCTATTTTGCCGGATATGCCGATTACCGTGCTGACCAACTCCATTAAAGTAGCGGTGGAGCTAAGCACGAAGGAAAAAATCGAAGTCATTTCGACGGGCGGGTTGCTTTCTTCGCGGTCGCTATCTTACGTAGGGCCGCTTGCCGAGCGGTCGCTGGACGCTTATTACGTAGGGAAGCTGTTTTTATCGTGCAAAGGCGTTCATCTGGAGCGCGGCATCAGCGAATCCAACGAGCTGCAAGGACGGATTAAGCAAAAGATGATCGGTATCGCCGAGAAGGTTATTTTGCTGGCGGATTCAAGCAAATTTGGCGTGCAGGCGTTTACCCACGTAGCGGAGCTTGGCGAGGTTCATACCGTCATTACAGACCGGATGATCGGACAGGAGACATTAGCCCGGCTGCAGGAAAAAAATATACCGGTCACGACGGTATAA
- a CDS encoding (Fe-S)-binding protein codes for MKVSLFITCLSDAIYPRVGEAMARLLARYGVELHFPKIQTCCGQPAFNSGYWDEARTSARTILDAFEDSDFVIAPSGSCTGMIHHYPKLFEQDPVNLARAQRLQEKAYEFTQFLVQVLGVEDVGASFPHKVTYHPSCHGSRILGIKDEPMTLMKHVEGLELVPLPYAEDCCGFGGTFAVKMSDISGAMVTEKADHVLESEAEVLVGLDMGCLMNIGGNLRYRNKPVKVMHLAELLYEGVTSR; via the coding sequence ATGAAGGTTTCATTATTTATTACCTGCTTAAGCGACGCGATTTATCCCCGCGTAGGGGAGGCGATGGCGCGGCTTCTGGCGAGATACGGCGTCGAGCTTCATTTTCCAAAGATACAAACCTGCTGCGGCCAGCCTGCATTCAACAGCGGTTATTGGGACGAAGCGCGGACATCGGCCAGAACGATATTGGATGCGTTTGAAGACAGCGATTTTGTTATTGCGCCATCGGGCTCTTGCACGGGAATGATCCACCATTATCCAAAGCTGTTTGAACAAGATCCCGTCAACCTGGCAAGAGCGCAGAGGCTGCAGGAGAAAGCGTACGAATTTACGCAATTTCTTGTGCAGGTGCTTGGGGTGGAAGATGTCGGCGCCAGCTTTCCGCATAAGGTAACGTATCACCCTTCCTGCCACGGTTCACGGATTTTGGGCATTAAAGACGAACCGATGACGCTGATGAAGCATGTGGAAGGGCTGGAATTGGTACCGCTTCCTTATGCGGAAGACTGCTGCGGCTTCGGTGGCACGTTTGCTGTAAAAATGTCCGATATATCCGGTGCGATGGTGACGGAAAAAGCCGACCATGTGCTGGAGTCGGAAGCAGAGGTGCTGGTTGGGCTGGATATGGGCTGCCTGATGAATATCGGCGGCAATTTGCGGTACCGGAACAAACCGGTCAAGGTGATGCACTTGGCTGAACTTTTGTACGAAGGGGTGACGAGCCGATGA
- a CDS encoding LutB/LldF family L-lactate oxidation iron-sulfur protein: MSAASQKAAGSTVKERAGLALNDDFLRKAVRFTTERLRNGKKTASADQGNWEEWRERGRQIRLHTIAHLDYYLNLFVENARANGVHVHFADKGEDAVAIALEIAERKNAKSVVKSKSMVSEELHLNKALEQIGVEAVETDLGEYIIQLADETPSHIVIPAIHKNRYQIAELLSKEAGETLPPDTTALAGFVRRKLREKFLEADIGMTGCNFAIAETGSMVLFENEGNARMVTTVPKTQITLMGMERIIPSFEDLEVLATLLPRSATGQKLTMYMSAISGPRRSEDADGPDEMHIIIVDNGRSLQLGDPEFQELLNCIRCGACLNACPVYRHIGGHSYGGTYSGPIGAVLTPALKQNVAEWDDIANASSLCGACYEACPVKIPLHEMLVYLRRRKQEGGYNDKLETVGMKGFAAVTGSSKLFKGAVKIGQLGQKLVVRNGGIPLKVGPLKGWNTYRIFPSLPKQSFRDSWHTIEQEIRGELKAMDPAMKARMEAIRNRQGGGAAHHGS, from the coding sequence ATGAGCGCAGCTTCCCAAAAAGCGGCTGGTTCTACTGTTAAAGAGCGGGCGGGTCTCGCTTTAAACGACGATTTCCTGCGCAAAGCGGTCCGCTTCACGACGGAACGGCTGCGCAACGGCAAAAAAACCGCTTCCGCCGATCAAGGCAATTGGGAGGAATGGCGCGAACGCGGCCGTCAAATCCGCCTGCATACGATTGCCCATTTGGACTATTATTTAAATTTATTTGTCGAGAATGCGCGCGCGAACGGCGTCCATGTCCATTTTGCCGACAAAGGGGAAGATGCGGTAGCCATCGCGCTGGAAATTGCGGAACGGAAAAACGCCAAGTCCGTTGTTAAATCGAAGTCGATGGTTTCCGAGGAGCTGCATCTGAACAAGGCGCTGGAGCAAATCGGCGTAGAAGCGGTCGAAACCGATCTGGGCGAATATATTATTCAGCTGGCGGACGAGACGCCGTCTCATATTGTCATTCCGGCCATTCATAAAAACCGCTACCAGATTGCCGAACTGCTGTCCAAGGAAGCGGGAGAGACGCTGCCGCCGGATACGACGGCTTTGGCCGGCTTCGTGCGGCGCAAGCTGCGCGAGAAATTTCTCGAAGCGGATATCGGCATGACGGGCTGCAACTTTGCGATTGCCGAAACCGGCTCGATGGTGCTGTTCGAGAATGAGGGGAACGCCCGTATGGTCACCACGGTACCGAAAACGCAAATCACCCTGATGGGCATGGAACGGATTATTCCATCGTTTGAAGATCTTGAAGTGCTTGCGACATTGCTGCCGCGTTCGGCTACGGGACAAAAGCTGACGATGTATATGTCCGCCATCTCGGGGCCACGCCGTTCGGAGGACGCGGACGGTCCGGACGAAATGCATATTATTATCGTGGACAACGGACGTTCGCTGCAGCTTGGCGATCCGGAATTCCAGGAGCTGCTGAACTGCATCCGCTGCGGCGCTTGCTTGAATGCATGCCCGGTATACCGCCATATCGGCGGCCATTCGTACGGCGGCACGTACAGCGGCCCGATTGGCGCGGTGCTGACGCCGGCGCTGAAGCAAAATGTCGCGGAATGGGACGATATCGCCAACGCGTCCAGCTTATGCGGCGCTTGCTACGAAGCATGCCCGGTCAAAATCCCGCTGCATGAAATGCTGGTTTATTTGCGCCGGCGCAAGCAGGAGGGCGGGTACAACGATAAGCTGGAGACGGTCGGCATGAAAGGGTTCGCGGCAGTGACCGGCAGCTCGAAGCTGTTCAAGGGCGCAGTCAAAATCGGCCAGCTCGGGCAAAAGCTTGTGGTGCGCAATGGCGGCATTCCGCTCAAGGTCGGCCCGCTTAAAGGCTGGAACACGTACCGGATATTCCCGAGCCTGCCGAAGCAGTCGTTCCGCGACAGCTGGCATACGATTGAGCAGGAAATCCGCGGCGAACTGAAAGCGATGGATCCGGCGATGAAAGCGCGGATGGAAGCGATCCGGAATCGTCAAGGAGGAGGCGCAGCACATCATGGCTCATGA
- a CDS encoding LutC/YkgG family protein, which produces MAHEHQAWLNHMEQQSKAKQQQFMDGIAARLKRPRQLEKPEQPFRGAPEFWQSYTLGEEERVHTFSEHFNSVGGHVVRAADMEEAKAFIVSKAEETGARYLVRQQEPALEALALEEALPEAELSVWNSGTEENWKARAAEADFGIVMADHAVAHTGSVVVRSAKEKGRSVSLLPTVLLIIVPVERIVTRLGEVLKPLDESGREHLPAGIHFISGPSRSSDIENDLTIGVHGPGIVYAILVG; this is translated from the coding sequence ATGGCTCATGAGCATCAAGCTTGGCTGAACCATATGGAGCAGCAATCAAAAGCGAAGCAGCAGCAGTTTATGGACGGCATTGCCGCAAGGCTGAAGCGGCCGCGCCAGCTGGAGAAGCCGGAACAGCCGTTCCGCGGCGCCCCGGAGTTTTGGCAATCGTATACGCTGGGTGAAGAGGAGCGTGTGCATACGTTTTCCGAACATTTCAATAGCGTTGGCGGGCATGTTGTCCGCGCTGCCGATATGGAGGAAGCAAAAGCATTTATCGTCAGCAAAGCCGAGGAGACGGGCGCGCGTTATCTGGTGCGTCAGCAGGAGCCGGCGCTGGAAGCGCTGGCTCTCGAAGAAGCGCTGCCTGAAGCGGAATTGTCCGTCTGGAACAGCGGCACGGAGGAGAATTGGAAAGCGCGTGCCGCCGAAGCGGACTTTGGCATTGTAATGGCCGACCATGCGGTTGCGCATACCGGCTCGGTTGTTGTGCGGTCAGCGAAGGAGAAAGGAAGATCGGTCAGCCTGCTGCCGACCGTACTGCTGATTATTGTCCCGGTTGAACGAATCGTCACGAGACTTGGCGAGGTGTTGAAGCCGCTTGACGAAAGCGGTCGCGAGCACCTGCCGGCAGGCATTCATTTTATTTCGGGTCCCAGCCGTTCTTCGGACATTGAGAATGATTTGACGATTGGCGTTCATGGCCCGGGAATCGTTTATGCTATACTGGTTGGCTAG
- a CDS encoding FadR/GntR family transcriptional regulator: MEVTKLTKQNHYEAIAEQIKQLITAGSLKPGDKLPSTKQMSEQFGVGRSTTREALSALKAMGLIDIRQGGGCTVIGPPSGPAELPELEKLRLNKATLLELLEARKSFESSNAALAAGKRTKEDIDSLKRIVEQMKDAIGDEAEGERTDIQFHLTIAKATHNAVLLQLYESVMNEIEAAIRDVRRVEIYANAAVASQLYEQHSAIFMAVASGNSEAAEAEMKRHLGHIESILHKYM, from the coding sequence TTGGAAGTAACGAAGCTGACCAAACAAAATCATTACGAAGCGATTGCGGAGCAGATCAAGCAGCTGATTACAGCCGGCAGCCTGAAGCCGGGCGATAAGCTGCCGTCCACCAAGCAAATGTCCGAGCAGTTTGGCGTCGGGCGCTCGACGACCCGTGAAGCGTTAAGCGCGCTCAAGGCGATGGGGCTGATCGATATTCGGCAAGGGGGAGGATGTACGGTCATTGGGCCGCCTTCCGGCCCGGCGGAGCTGCCGGAGCTGGAGAAGCTGCGCCTGAACAAAGCGACGCTGCTGGAGCTGCTGGAAGCGCGCAAATCGTTTGAATCGTCCAATGCCGCATTAGCGGCCGGTAAACGGACCAAAGAGGACATTGACAGCTTGAAGCGGATTGTCGAGCAGATGAAGGATGCAATCGGAGATGAAGCGGAAGGTGAACGAACCGATATCCAGTTTCATCTGACGATTGCCAAAGCAACCCATAACGCTGTGCTCCTCCAGCTGTACGAGTCGGTGATGAACGAAATCGAAGCGGCAATCCGCGACGTGCGCCGAGTGGAAATATACGCGAACGCCGCTGTTGCCAGCCAGCTGTATGAGCAGCATTCCGCTATTTTTATGGCGGTGGCAAGCGGAAACAGCGAGGCGGCGGAAGCGGAGATGAAACGCCATTTGGGGCACATCGAATCGATTCTGCACAAATATATGTAA
- a CDS encoding helix-turn-helix transcriptional regulator: MNEQADLSTREKIMHMLKTQGSLSAKDLTEQLGITSMAVRRHIGTLEKDHLIQSRTLRQPMGRPTAVYSLSSQADSFFPKNYNTIALDLLGELAAESGEVMVNRLFERRKETLQHKYESRMENMPFHDKVSVLADIQNENGYMAELAQTSDHEYVLTEYNCPIAQVANNYTHACTCERRLFESLLDAEVKRTECLAKGGSKCVYHIKKQDRL, from the coding sequence ATGAACGAACAAGCAGATTTGTCTACCCGCGAGAAAATTATGCATATGCTCAAAACGCAAGGCAGCCTTAGCGCCAAAGACTTGACGGAGCAGCTTGGCATTACGAGTATGGCCGTCCGCCGGCATATCGGCACGCTGGAGAAAGATCATCTGATCCAGTCCAGGACGCTGCGGCAGCCGATGGGGCGGCCAACAGCCGTATATAGCCTTTCGTCGCAAGCGGACTCTTTTTTTCCGAAAAACTATAATACCATTGCTCTTGATTTGCTTGGCGAGCTTGCAGCCGAATCCGGCGAGGTCATGGTGAACCGGCTGTTTGAACGCCGCAAGGAAACGCTGCAGCACAAATACGAAAGCCGGATGGAGAACATGCCGTTTCACGACAAAGTTTCCGTGCTGGCCGATATTCAAAACGAAAACGGCTATATGGCGGAGCTTGCCCAAACAAGCGACCATGAATATGTGTTAACGGAATACAACTGCCCGATTGCGCAAGTGGCGAATAACTATACGCATGCCTGTACTTGCGAGCGGCGACTGTTTGAATCGCTGCTGGACGCCGAAGTGAAACGGACGGAATGCCTGGCCAAAGGCGGCAGCAAATGTGTTTATCATATTAAGAAGCAAGACCGGCTATAA
- a CDS encoding rhodanese-related sulfurtransferase, producing the protein MSHQQPYQVLLFYKYVQIPDAEAFTAEHLAYCKELGLKGRILIAEEGINGTLSGTVEQTETYMRDLRANPLFSDIVFKVDPADSHAFKKMFVRFKKELVTLRYEQPLDPNTLTGTHLSPKQFYEYLQRDDVIIVDGRNDYEYDLGHFRGAIRPTVETFKEFPEWVRNNLGEEHKNKPILTYCTGGIRCEKLTGILMNEGFTDVYQLDGGIVTYGKDEEVQGRLFDGKCYVFDERISVPINHTDEDVVVGRCYHCDTPADHYINCKDDTCHRQHIVCEDCLETRHGFCSTACEEHELARIASK; encoded by the coding sequence ATGAGTCATCAGCAGCCGTATCAAGTTTTGCTGTTTTATAAATATGTCCAGATCCCTGATGCGGAAGCCTTTACCGCCGAGCATTTAGCCTATTGCAAGGAACTTGGCCTGAAAGGCCGTATTCTTATCGCCGAAGAAGGCATTAACGGAACGCTCTCCGGTACGGTGGAGCAAACGGAAACCTATATGCGCGACCTTCGCGCCAACCCGCTTTTCTCCGATATCGTGTTTAAAGTGGACCCGGCTGACAGCCACGCGTTCAAAAAAATGTTCGTCCGCTTCAAGAAAGAGCTGGTTACCCTCCGCTACGAGCAGCCGCTTGATCCTAACACGCTGACGGGCACGCATCTTTCTCCTAAACAGTTCTACGAATATTTGCAGCGCGACGACGTTATTATCGTGGACGGCCGCAACGATTACGAATACGACCTCGGCCACTTCCGCGGCGCGATCCGCCCGACAGTGGAAACGTTCAAGGAGTTTCCGGAGTGGGTTCGCAACAACTTGGGCGAAGAACACAAAAACAAACCGATTTTGACATACTGCACGGGCGGAATCCGCTGCGAGAAGCTGACCGGCATTCTGATGAACGAAGGATTCACCGATGTATATCAGCTGGACGGCGGCATCGTTACCTATGGCAAGGACGAAGAGGTACAAGGCCGTTTGTTCGACGGCAAATGTTATGTATTTGACGAGCGGATTTCCGTTCCGATCAATCATACGGACGAAGATGTCGTAGTTGGCCGCTGCTATCATTGCGATACGCCTGCCGACCATTATATTAACTGCAAGGACGACACTTGCCATCGCCAGCATATCGTTTGCGAGGATTGTTTGGAGACCCGTCACGGTTTCTGCTCCACCGCATGTGAAGAGCACGAGCTCGCCAGAATTGCAAGCAAGTAA
- a CDS encoding LysR family transcriptional regulator — translation MNLEQLGYAVEVAKARSFSAASKRLFLSQSAVSQAVMNLEEELGVKLYLRTKSGASVTPEGSLLIAKAEEILNKVDELKLAARRQQGANAAEPAE, via the coding sequence ATGAACCTGGAACAATTGGGTTATGCGGTGGAGGTAGCCAAGGCCAGATCGTTTTCAGCCGCTTCCAAACGATTGTTTCTAAGCCAATCGGCGGTCAGCCAGGCCGTTATGAATTTGGAAGAAGAGCTTGGCGTCAAACTTTATTTGCGGACGAAGTCGGGCGCAAGCGTCACGCCGGAAGGCAGTTTGCTTATTGCCAAAGCCGAAGAAATATTAAACAAAGTCGATGAACTAAAACTAGCGGCGCGCCGGCAGCAAGGAGCGAATGCGGCTGAACCGGCAGAATAA
- a CDS encoding J domain-containing protein produces the protein MDELKQSFERLGLPETATREEVEKRYDTLLRRARAKERSGEGKDESFDEITKAYRYILTYEDRKAAEAFNQKAYGKYKGMARSAEKLDHFWRYYKFHVLGGIVVLALIIYGISAFHNHQEEKARLAKLPPVDVSIMMLGGYYMNDFSNETGPLEQSLLSKFPDWKRFKVLLNYLPLDASNETDMAAQQKAVVVLATERPDIYIMDKKAFDWMGPQDAFLPLDDLASGQWKPYLDAGSGTAVKMATKDNPDEHVYGIDISGTKLAQGLPIVTKTQPVELIAAIRSNSKNIEKSEQFIEQFLKSGK, from the coding sequence ATGGACGAGCTGAAACAGTCATTCGAACGGCTTGGCTTGCCGGAAACGGCAACAAGAGAAGAAGTGGAGAAGCGTTATGACACACTGCTCCGAAGAGCTCGCGCGAAAGAGCGGAGCGGCGAAGGAAAAGACGAAAGCTTCGACGAAATAACGAAAGCTTACCGTTATATTCTGACTTACGAAGACCGCAAAGCAGCCGAAGCTTTCAACCAGAAAGCGTACGGCAAGTATAAAGGAATGGCCCGCTCAGCGGAAAAGCTGGACCATTTTTGGCGGTATTACAAGTTTCACGTTTTGGGCGGCATTGTCGTCCTGGCACTTATTATTTACGGCATTAGCGCATTTCACAACCATCAGGAGGAAAAAGCAAGGCTTGCCAAGCTCCCCCCGGTTGATGTATCCATTATGATGCTCGGCGGTTATTATATGAACGATTTCAGCAACGAGACCGGTCCGCTAGAGCAATCGCTCTTAAGCAAATTTCCGGACTGGAAGCGGTTTAAGGTGCTGCTGAACTACTTGCCGCTTGATGCGAGCAATGAAACCGACATGGCCGCGCAGCAAAAAGCAGTCGTCGTCCTGGCAACGGAACGGCCGGATATTTACATCATGGATAAAAAAGCATTTGACTGGATGGGTCCGCAGGACGCCTTCCTTCCTTTAGACGATCTTGCTTCCGGACAATGGAAGCCTTACCTGGATGCCGGCAGCGGTACCGCCGTAAAAATGGCTACAAAAGATAATCCGGATGAGCATGTATACGGTATCGATATCAGCGGCACGAAGCTCGCGCAAGGCTTGCCGATCGTGACGAAGACGCAGCCAGTCGAACTTATTGCAGCTATTCGCAGCAACTCCAAAAACATTGAGAAGTCCGAGCAATTTATCGAGCAGTTCCTGAAGTCCGGCAAATGA
- the coaBC gene encoding bifunctional phosphopantothenoylcysteine decarboxylase/phosphopantothenate--cysteine ligase CoaBC, protein MLTGKTIILGITGGIAAYKGAALCSKLVQAGAEVHVMMTESAAKFITPLTLQTLSRHPVHIDTFDERNPSVVTHIHLADKADLIVVAPATANAIAKLAGGFGDDMLTTTLLAVTSPILIAPAMNVHMYEHPAVVRNMELLAERGAMFVEPGTGQLACGYVAKGRLAEPEEIVLAVEAFFRQEQKLAGKKVLVTAGGTMERIDPVRYITNDSSGKMGFAIAEAARLMGADVTIVAGRTSVQPPGGVKVVRVESAQQMLEAVQARYGDSDIVIKAAAVADYRPVHVHSRKMKKSDDKLVLELEKTADILATLGAAKQGQFLVGFAAETDQVEQYAMDKLNRKHCDLIVANDVSADGAGFNVDTNVVQVYGPEGLVEALPLMSKRETAVRLLAIIAARMERRHSGGEAE, encoded by the coding sequence ATGTTAACAGGCAAAACGATCATACTCGGCATTACGGGCGGCATTGCCGCTTATAAAGGGGCTGCTTTGTGCAGCAAGCTTGTGCAGGCCGGCGCTGAGGTCCATGTCATGATGACCGAATCGGCGGCTAAATTCATAACGCCGTTAACGCTCCAGACGTTGTCGCGCCATCCGGTCCATATCGACACATTTGACGAGCGGAATCCATCTGTCGTGACGCATATTCATCTGGCGGATAAAGCGGATCTGATTGTTGTCGCCCCGGCAACGGCCAACGCGATTGCGAAGCTGGCGGGCGGCTTTGGCGACGATATGCTGACAACGACACTGCTGGCGGTAACCTCGCCGATCCTGATTGCGCCGGCCATGAATGTCCATATGTATGAGCATCCGGCAGTTGTTCGCAATATGGAGCTGCTTGCAGAACGCGGAGCGATGTTTGTTGAGCCGGGCACAGGGCAGCTGGCTTGCGGGTACGTAGCCAAAGGAAGGCTTGCGGAGCCGGAAGAGATTGTACTGGCCGTAGAAGCTTTTTTCCGTCAGGAGCAGAAGCTGGCAGGCAAAAAAGTGCTTGTGACGGCAGGAGGCACCATGGAGCGGATTGATCCGGTCCGTTATATTACGAACGATTCTTCGGGCAAAATGGGATTTGCCATCGCTGAAGCAGCCAGGCTGATGGGGGCAGACGTAACGATTGTGGCGGGAAGGACTTCTGTTCAGCCGCCCGGCGGCGTGAAGGTAGTCCGCGTGGAATCGGCGCAGCAAATGCTTGAAGCGGTTCAAGCAAGGTACGGGGATTCGGATATTGTCATTAAAGCCGCCGCTGTTGCCGACTACCGCCCTGTCCATGTGCATAGCCGTAAAATGAAAAAGTCGGATGACAAGCTGGTGCTGGAGCTGGAAAAAACGGCCGATATACTGGCAACGCTCGGCGCAGCCAAGCAAGGGCAGTTTCTTGTCGGTTTTGCAGCGGAGACGGATCAGGTCGAGCAATATGCGATGGACAAGCTGAATCGCAAACATTGCGATTTGATTGTCGCAAACGATGTCAGCGCGGATGGCGCCGGCTTTAACGTGGATACAAACGTTGTGCAAGTGTACGGCCCGGAAGGTCTTGTCGAGGCGCTGCCGCTGATGTCCAAGCGGGAAACCGCTGTCCGGCTGCTGGCTATCATTGCCGCACGGATGGAGCGGCGTCATTCCGGAGGCGAGGCGGAATGA
- the def gene encoding peptide deformylase — translation MAIRIIVKDPDPVLRETAKEVTKFNSNLQKLLKDMAETMYDAEGVGLAAPQIGISKRVIVVDVGDENGLIEMVNPVITESDGEQVGPEGCLSIPNLNGEVRRANHVVVTGQNSAGETFTVDATGYLARAFQHEIDHLNGILFTDIAESIYDISERSESSGRSSKGGE, via the coding sequence ATGGCAATTCGTATTATTGTAAAAGATCCGGATCCGGTTCTGCGCGAAACGGCAAAGGAAGTTACGAAATTTAACTCCAACCTGCAAAAGCTGTTGAAAGATATGGCCGAAACGATGTATGACGCGGAAGGCGTTGGCCTTGCTGCGCCGCAAATCGGCATTTCGAAGCGGGTCATTGTGGTTGACGTAGGAGATGAGAACGGACTGATCGAGATGGTCAACCCTGTCATTACCGAAAGCGACGGCGAGCAGGTCGGGCCGGAAGGCTGCCTCAGCATTCCGAACCTGAACGGCGAAGTGCGCCGCGCCAACCATGTCGTGGTAACCGGGCAGAACAGCGCTGGCGAAACGTTCACGGTTGATGCAACCGGTTATTTGGCGCGTGCATTCCAGCATGAGATTGATCATTTGAACGGCATTTTATTTACGGACATCGCAGAATCCATTTACGACATTTCCGAGCGTTCGGAATCGTCCGGCCGTTCTTCTAAAGGCGGCGAATAA
- the fmt gene encoding methionyl-tRNA formyltransferase, producing the protein MRIVFMGTPDFAVPSLHVLLEQGYDVVGVVTQPDRPKGRKRTLTPPPVKEEAMKRGLPVLQPERMRSEEAVAALAELKPDLIVTAAYGQILPKAVLELPRFGCINVHGSLLPKYRGGAPIQRSIINGEKVTGVTIMYMAAGLDTGDMISRVEVPIADDDTSGTLFAKLSEAGAALLKETLPSIIGGTAKAEPQVEEDATYAPNLTRDDERIDWSKTALQIYNQIRGLSPMAGAFTYLAGEVFKVWAASPHSSVKPNAAAAAGEVLQADSEGIAVQTGSGVLLLKEIQPAGKRAMAASEWLKGARLEAGVVFGGEPQ; encoded by the coding sequence ATGCGTATTGTATTCATGGGGACGCCGGATTTCGCCGTCCCTTCTTTACATGTTTTGCTGGAGCAAGGGTACGACGTTGTTGGCGTTGTGACGCAGCCTGATCGTCCAAAAGGCCGCAAACGCACCCTTACGCCTCCTCCGGTCAAGGAAGAAGCCATGAAACGCGGCCTTCCTGTATTGCAGCCGGAGCGGATGCGGAGCGAAGAAGCGGTTGCTGCTTTGGCTGAGCTGAAGCCGGATTTGATTGTAACGGCGGCATATGGGCAAATTTTGCCGAAAGCGGTACTGGAGCTGCCGCGCTTCGGCTGTATTAACGTGCACGGCTCACTGCTGCCGAAATACCGCGGCGGCGCGCCGATTCAGCGCTCGATTATTAACGGCGAGAAGGTGACCGGCGTTACGATTATGTATATGGCGGCCGGACTGGATACGGGCGATATGATCAGCCGCGTCGAAGTGCCGATTGCCGATGATGACACGTCGGGCACATTGTTTGCGAAGCTGAGCGAAGCCGGCGCGGCTTTGCTGAAGGAGACGCTGCCGTCTATTATCGGCGGCACGGCCAAAGCCGAACCGCAGGTGGAAGAAGATGCCACCTACGCCCCGAATTTGACCCGCGACGACGAACGTATAGACTGGAGCAAAACAGCGCTTCAGATTTACAATCAAATCCGCGGATTGTCGCCAATGGCCGGAGCTTTCACGTATTTGGCCGGGGAAGTGTTTAAAGTGTGGGCGGCATCGCCTCACAGCTCCGTGAAGCCGAATGCAGCGGCTGCTGCCGGCGAAGTGCTTCAAGCGGACAGCGAAGGCATTGCAGTGCAAACGGGCAGCGGCGTGCTGCTGCTGAAGGAAATTCAGCCGGCCGGCAAACGCGCGATGGCTGCATCCGAATGGCTGAAAGGCGCACGGCTTGAAGCTGGCGTCGTGTTTGGCGGTGAGCCGCAATGA